The following are from one region of the Nicotiana tabacum cultivar K326 chromosome 3, ASM71507v2, whole genome shotgun sequence genome:
- the LOC107827394 gene encoding UDP-glycosyltransferase 43-like: protein MKKAKVVFISTPALGNLVPTIEFAKDLTQTNQNFSATILLISIPQRPLVQSYNDFLAAAAATGNVHFLSLPTADPPSLDQFDATIGFLSLLIQNHTSQVKDALVNLISDSGSGQVVGFFIDMFCTPFIDAAKELNIPCYLYFASPATFLSFMCHLPTLDAQVSINTEFKDSATHFNILGFSNPVPVNIFPSFMLNRKIDGYSWFLHHARRYKETKGIVVNTFQELEPYCLNSLVKAAADVVPPVYPIGPVLDHNGPAQWHQDLWGHENVMKWLDNQDPSSVVFLSFGSMGSLNISQVKEIAKGLEKSGHPFLWAIREAPKDKRELPNDYTNLEEILPYGFLEATKGRGLICGLVPQVTILAHKAIGGFVSHCGWNSILESLYYGVPIGTWPIYAEQHLNAFEMVKELKLAVEITMDYRDGNTLVLSEEVANGVKNLMDGDGEVRQRFKTMSEKCKEVWKENGSSSVFLGQLIDKLLAVI, encoded by the coding sequence ATGAAAAAAGCAAAGGTAGTGTTCATTTCAACACCAGCACTTGGCAACCTTGTTCCAACCATTGAGTTTGCTAAAGACTTGACTCAAACAAACCAAAACTTTTCAGCCACCATACTCTTAATCAGCATCCCTCAAAGGCCACTTGTCCAATCCTACAATGACTTTCTCGCCGCTGCCGCTGCCACCGGAAACGTCCATTTTCTCTCCCTCCCCACGGCGGATCCGCCGTCCCTCGATCAATTTGATGCCACTATAGGCTTCTTATCATTACTGATACAAAATCATACATCACAAGTCAAAGATGCACTTGTTAACCTTATTTCAGACTCGGGCTCGGGCCAAGTTGTTGGATTCTTTATTGACATGTTTTGTACCCCATTTATTGATGCTGCTAAGGAACTAAACATCCCATGTTATCTTTACTTTGCTTCTCCTGCTACTTTCTTGAGCTTCATGTGTCACCTCCCAACTTTAGATGCTCAAGTTAGTATTAACACTGAGTTCAAAGATTCAGCCACTCATTTCAATATTCTTGGTTTTTCCAATCCTGTCCCTGTAAATATTTTCCCTTCATTTAtgctaaatagaaaaatagatggTTACTCTTGGTTCCTACATCATGCAAGAAGGTATAAAGAAACCAAGGGTATtgttgtaaatacatttcaagaACTTGAACCTTATTGTTTAAACTCATTAGTAAAGGCTGCTGCTGATGTTGTACCACCAGTTTATCCTATTGGACCAGTGTTAGACCATAATGGACCAGCTCAATGGCATCAAGATTTGTGGGGTCATGAAAATGTAATGAAATGGCTTGATAATCAAGATCCATCATCAGTAGTTTTCTTGAGTTTTGGAAGTATGGGAAGTCTTAATATTTCACAAGTGAAAGAAATAGCAAAAGGTTTGGAAAAATCAGGGCATCCTTTTTTGTGGGCAATTAGGGAAGCACCAAAGGACAAGAGAGAACTTCCAAATGATTATACTAATCTAGAGGAAATTTTACCTTATGGTTTTTTAGAAGCAACAAAAGGGAGAGGTTTAATATGTGGGTTGGTCCCACAAGTGACAATCTTGGCCCACAAAGCCATTGGAGGATTTGTGTCACATTGTGGTTGGAATTCAATTCTTGAAAGTTTATACTATGGGGTGCCAATTGGGACATGGCCTATATATGCTGAGCAACACTTGAATGCATTTGAAATGGTGAAAGAGTTAAAATTGGCTGTGGAAATCACAATGGATTACAGAGATGGCAACACATTGGTTTTATCAGAAGAAGTGGCAAATGGGGTTAAAAATTTGATGGATGGTGACGGTGAGGTGAGACAAAGGTTTAAGACAATGAGTGAAAAATGCAAGGAAGTTTGGAAGGAAAATGGCTCATCTTCTGTTTTTCTAGGACAGTTGATTGATAAATTATTGGCtgtgatttga